One segment of Mycoplasma sp. E35C DNA contains the following:
- the rsmI gene encoding 16S rRNA (cytidine(1402)-2'-O)-methyltransferase: MTLYLVGLPIGNINEINQRAIITLRNLKVIYCEHTDNFKQLLNLLKINYKDKKIISYHKFNETSRFNEIVDYLSSTDVGLVSDAGYPCINDPGQKLVEYLRSNNLNDIVCVNGSNAALCALASSGFGSSTFYYGGFLGYKKQEIINEINEKLKYQTTLIYYESVHRIKNTLEVLNESFSDLQICVARELTKKFETLYFGNIQDIINKIEYKGEFVILINKPADIKQDNAISSEIIDELNKLIEYKMRPKDACKYLADKYNLKTSDLYAVCIKKR; the protein is encoded by the coding sequence ATGACATTATATTTAGTTGGTTTGCCGATTGGTAATATAAATGAAATTAATCAGCGTGCAATAATCACTTTAAGAAATCTTAAAGTGATTTATTGCGAGCATACAGATAACTTTAAACAATTGCTTAATTTATTAAAGATTAATTATAAAGATAAGAAGATTATTAGTTATCATAAATTCAATGAAACCAGTCGTTTTAATGAGATTGTTGATTATTTAAGTTCAACTGATGTTGGGTTGGTTAGCGATGCTGGCTATCCTTGCATTAATGATCCTGGTCAAAAATTAGTTGAATATCTTAGAAGCAACAATTTAAATGACATCGTGTGTGTTAATGGATCAAATGCTGCTTTGTGTGCTTTAGCTAGTAGTGGGTTTGGTAGTTCAACTTTTTATTACGGTGGTTTTTTGGGTTATAAAAAACAAGAGATTATTAATGAAATTAATGAAAAACTGAAATATCAAACGACATTAATATATTATGAATCAGTGCATCGGATTAAGAATACATTAGAAGTATTAAATGAATCGTTTAGTGACTTGCAAATCTGTGTGGCACGAGAATTAACCAAAAAGTTTGAAACACTTTATTTTGGTAATATCCAAGATATTATCAATAAAATTGAGTATAAGGGTGAATTTGTTATCTTGATTAATAAACCAGCTGATATAAAACAAGATAATGCTATTTCATCAGAAATCATTGATGAACTTAATAAATTAATTGAATACAAAATGCGTCCAAAAGATGCTTGTAAATATTTAGCTGATAAATATAACTTAAAAACTTCGGATTTATATGCTGTTTGCATCAAAAAAAGATAA
- a CDS encoding OsmC family protein: protein MAIKNYEIKAKLNADKTITASSGQHSFVLDASTVKGMSPLAATLNSLCGCEMSIINYFGPKMYGLELQELEMEVKAWRDSEPADEYYGARKIQIHWKVKSNKSLEEFKEIVKYAHKTCPVYNSLSGRIIFEDTFSSL from the coding sequence ATGGCAATTAAAAATTACGAAATTAAAGCAAAATTAAATGCTGACAAAACAATTACAGCTTCAAGCGGACAACACTCATTTGTTCTTGATGCTTCAACTGTTAAAGGAATGAGTCCTTTAGCAGCTACTCTAAACAGCTTATGTGGTTGTGAAATGAGTATCATTAACTATTTCGGACCTAAAATGTATGGTTTAGAACTTCAAGAATTAGAAATGGAAGTTAAAGCATGAAGAGATTCTGAACCAGCTGATGAATACTATGGTGCTAGAAAGATCCAAATTCACTGAAAAGTTAAATCTAACAAGTCACTAGAAGAATTCAAAGAAATCGTTAAATACGCTCACAAAACTTGTCCAGTATACAACTCACTATCTGGTCGTATTATTTTCGAAGACACATTCAGCTCTCTTTAA
- the rpmB gene encoding 50S ribosomal protein L28 encodes MARRDDLTGLGPLAGNNRSHALNITKRRWNLNLQKVKVKTDRGARTVKVSARTIRTLRKLDLLA; translated from the coding sequence ATGGCTCGTAGAGATGATCTAACCGGGCTTGGTCCTTTAGCGGGAAATAATCGTTCTCACGCCCTAAACATTACCAAGCGTCGTTGAAACTTAAACTTACAAAAAGTTAAAGTAAAAACTGATCGTGGTGCGCGAACTGTTAAAGTTTCAGCTAGAACGATCAGAACATTAAGAAAATTAGACCTTTTAGCTTAA
- a CDS encoding ABC transporter ATP-binding protein — MNNPIIEIKNFSRRYNDGFLAVNNISFNVYKGQFHCFIGSNGSGKTTTIKAIINASLFFDGEILIGGHKNSSIQAKKLIGYIPETSNFPVNFNVEKFLYAFGLLSGFSKKQTIAKRDKIVEELNIKDLLKKNPNNLSSGQKKKVMLAQCLIDDSEIIIMDEPTTNLDPLARKELLETLSNLVKKGKTIFISTHNLSEVTKYADSVTIIEKSKLIYSGSTNNQDMETLYINKIKEYEEKNNQKII, encoded by the coding sequence ATGAATAATCCGATTATTGAAATAAAGAATTTTTCAAGAAGATATAATGATGGCTTTTTGGCTGTTAATAACATTTCGTTTAATGTTTATAAAGGTCAGTTTCATTGTTTTATTGGATCAAACGGTTCAGGTAAAACAACAACAATTAAAGCTATTATTAATGCCAGTTTATTCTTTGATGGTGAGATCTTAATTGGTGGGCATAAAAATAGTTCAATTCAAGCTAAAAAATTAATTGGTTATATTCCAGAAACATCTAATTTTCCCGTAAATTTTAATGTAGAAAAGTTTTTATATGCTTTTGGATTATTATCAGGATTTAGCAAAAAACAAACCATTGCTAAACGTGATAAAATTGTTGAAGAATTAAACATTAAAGATTTATTAAAAAAGAATCCTAATAACCTATCAAGTGGTCAAAAAAAGAAGGTTATGTTAGCTCAATGTTTGATCGATGATTCAGAAATCATCATCATGGACGAACCAACAACTAACCTAGACCCATTAGCCAGAAAAGAATTGTTAGAAACCTTATCTAACTTAGTAAAAAAAGGTAAAACCATTTTTATCAGCACACATAATTTATCTGAGGTTACTAAGTATGCTGATTCAGTTACAATTATTGAAAAGAGTAAATTAATTTACTCAGGTAGCACTAATAATCAAGATATGGAAACTTTATATATCAATAAGATTAAAGAATATGAAGAAAAAAATAATCAAAAGATCATTTAG
- a CDS encoding ABC transporter permease, translating to MYIIPILGFIIILVAGLVLRVVDDAALFKTVLIAPVLATLLFNVFYSTNSAIVIFKSMESEGAELLISSKPVSRKANILSKIGYLFIIALLSAIVSFIAFNSGLAGSSKTSLLPSYFYYSLIASSFFVSFFCFLTFGLITALISIKLNRRIAYFLMPSLFLPLFLIGNMSGYFSDTAINSFSTNMYNSQNLVSFYNTSTINNNDEILFIPKNNKKEFSDTEKDFINKTNYQKAKDNSIIFRFMTWLNVPLQFGLGFSENGADFLNTRSIYSSSLLKNTLNYSNNDDLRYSYRLFENQGLNTLVETPSDLINSTTANNTSPNPDVTNSNPDSTSTVTNPSLTTPNPTNSANNTTNQPEMSYLFPNLPLTSNNEIIYAWDKANTEKIIPQDSFGFSVVDTYAGRIKWDIVEESLRNQEAKQFFASIIKDHQNNTYEEFIEFIHENLQEFLNVYKFGLNVKFNKLNDQEKQIYLYTLFLYQLFFLGNPNSTLFKDALPKLNNKQIDVKLMNNEIYHIGGYSDYRPVLRRINNPEPGPSSPTDNGAVQEVSRLELDTAIDKNLFTNIKNFYSVKRVYDAAPTYGLVLFWLVIDTVLLISVYFIYTRREFK from the coding sequence ATGTATATAATTCCAATCCTTGGTTTCATCATTATTTTGGTGGCTGGATTGGTGCTTCGTGTTGTTGATGATGCAGCATTATTTAAAACAGTATTGATTGCACCTGTTTTAGCAACTTTATTGTTTAATGTTTTTTATAGTACGAATAGTGCAATTGTAATTTTTAAATCGATGGAATCAGAAGGTGCAGAACTATTAATTTCATCAAAACCAGTTTCTCGTAAAGCTAATATTTTATCTAAAATTGGTTACTTATTTATCATTGCATTATTAAGTGCAATAGTAAGTTTTATTGCTTTCAATTCTGGATTAGCAGGATCATCAAAAACATCACTTTTACCGTCATATTTTTATTATTCTTTAATTGCTAGTTCATTTTTTGTTAGCTTTTTTTGCTTCTTAACATTTGGATTAATTACTGCATTAATTTCAATTAAATTAAACCGTCGTATTGCTTATTTCTTAATGCCAAGCTTATTCTTACCATTATTCTTAATTGGTAATATGAGTGGTTATTTTAGTGATACAGCAATCAATTCGTTTTCTACTAATATGTATAATAGTCAGAATCTAGTTTCTTTCTATAATACATCAACTATTAATAACAATGATGAAATTCTTTTTATTCCTAAAAACAATAAGAAAGAATTTAGTGATACAGAAAAAGATTTTATTAATAAAACCAATTATCAAAAAGCTAAAGACAACTCAATTATCTTTAGATTTATGACTTGATTAAATGTGCCGTTACAATTTGGTTTAGGCTTTAGTGAAAATGGTGCAGATTTCTTAAATACAAGATCAATTTATAGTTCTAGTTTGTTAAAAAATACGCTAAATTATTCAAATAATGACGATTTAAGATATAGTTATAGATTGTTTGAAAATCAAGGATTAAATACATTGGTTGAAACACCATCTGATTTAATTAATTCAACTACAGCTAACAACACATCGCCAAATCCTGATGTAACTAATTCAAATCCTGATTCAACTTCAACAGTTACAAATCCAAGTCTGACAACTCCAAATCCAACTAACTCAGCTAACAACACAACAAACCAGCCTGAAATGAGTTATTTATTCCCTAACTTACCTTTAACAAGCAATAATGAAATTATTTATGCCTGAGATAAAGCTAATACCGAAAAAATAATTCCGCAAGACAGTTTTGGTTTTTCAGTAGTAGATACTTATGCTGGCAGAATTAAATGAGATATTGTTGAAGAAAGTCTAAGAAATCAAGAAGCAAAACAATTTTTTGCTAGCATCATCAAAGATCATCAAAACAATACTTATGAAGAATTTATCGAATTTATTCATGAAAATTTACAAGAATTTTTAAATGTTTATAAGTTTGGTTTGAATGTTAAATTCAACAAACTTAACGACCAAGAAAAACAAATTTATTTATACACATTATTCTTGTATCAGCTATTCTTTTTAGGTAATCCAAATTCAACTTTATTTAAAGATGCCTTACCTAAATTAAATAACAAACAAATCGATGTTAAGTTGATGAATAATGAAATTTATCACATTGGTGGTTATTCAGATTATCGTCCAGTATTAAGAAGAATTAATAACCCAGAACCTGGTCCTAGTTCACCAACAGATAATGGTGCAGTTCAAGAAGTATCAAGATTAGAATTAGACACAGCAATTGATAAGAATTTATTTACCAACATTAAGAATTTTTATTCAGTTAAACGTGTTTATGATGCTGCTCCAACTTATGGTTTAGTATTATTCTGATTGGTCATTGACACGGTTTTATTAATTAGTGTTTATTTCATTTACACAAGAAGAGAATTTAAATAA
- a CDS encoding aromatic motif membrane protein, which translates to MRLGRLIKLFSSFAFVGLISSSCVHLNKEDYAEIKKQNLEKEQKVVILNKDEFLKQKAIQSLLEEAFNKNKTLIDNYVKEQLVDKHDQIYNDFKETLSYYTISISENWPGYFTKKPAELTANRTKFNSLLSDNWLFFLYNYQKFSFLGTSSTSGINNGASQFQLRHSANLSWTLQAETNKIKDFALSILPSYKSEDRGELSKLPKATKDENGVYRYENYPYYKSIFYLKMDNDTVVEISVTHSDETTVELNNRIFSLEKIQTKKIADFNIDEYAKSVYKPDFDTEAITNKYLNKTSYYEAEYGNAVPYLINYIN; encoded by the coding sequence ATGCGCTTAGGGCGGTTAATTAAATTATTTAGTTCTTTTGCTTTTGTTGGGTTGATTTCTAGTTCATGCGTTCATTTAAATAAAGAAGATTATGCAGAAATCAAAAAACAAAATTTAGAAAAAGAACAAAAGGTTGTTATCTTAAATAAAGACGAATTCCTTAAACAAAAAGCAATTCAAAGTTTATTAGAAGAAGCATTTAATAAAAATAAAACTTTAATTGATAACTATGTTAAAGAACAACTAGTAGATAAGCATGATCAAATTTATAATGACTTCAAAGAAACATTATCATATTACACGATCAGCATATCTGAAAACTGACCTGGTTATTTCACTAAAAAACCAGCAGAATTAACGGCAAATAGAACAAAATTTAATAGCTTATTATCAGACAATTGGTTATTCTTTTTATATAACTATCAAAAATTCAGTTTTCTAGGTACATCAAGTACTAGTGGGATTAATAACGGAGCATCACAATTTCAACTAAGACACTCAGCTAATTTAAGCTGAACATTACAAGCTGAAACTAATAAAATTAAAGATTTCGCTCTTTCTATATTACCAAGTTATAAAAGTGAAGATCGTGGTGAATTATCAAAACTACCAAAAGCTACAAAAGATGAAAACGGCGTTTATCGTTATGAGAATTATCCATATTACAAATCAATATTTTATCTAAAGATGGATAATGACACAGTTGTTGAAATCTCAGTAACACATTCTGATGAAACAACAGTTGAATTAAATAATCGTATATTTAGTTTGGAAAAGATCCAAACTAAAAAAATAGCTGACTTTAATATTGATGAATACGCTAAAAGTGTATATAAGCCAGATTTTGACACTGAAGCAATTACTAATAAATATCTAAATAAAACATCATATTATGAAGCTGAATATGGTAATGCTGTTCCTTATTTAATCAATTACATTAATTAA
- the fusA gene encoding elongation factor G: MARQYPLEKFRNFGIMAHIDAGKTTTSERILFHSGKTHKIGETHDGASVMDWMAQEKERGITITSAATSVTWKDCQLNLIDTPGHVDFTVEVERSLRVLDGAVAVLDAQMGVEPQTETVWRQASRYEVPRIVFVNKMDKTGANFEKSVASIHSRLGVKAVPIQLPIGAESDFNGLIDLVEMKAYFFDGGENENFKIEDIPADMLDAAKAAHAHMLDEIVTFDEAVMEKYLEGQEISKAEIKSCIRKGVISSSLFPVLCGTAFKNKGVKPLLDAVVDYLPSPIDVPPAKGYKGDDEIQIQTSDDAPFVGLAFKVATDPFVGRLTFVRVYSGVLSSGSYVVNTTKDKKERVSRIVKMHAQQRNEIEEIRAGDICAIVGLKDTTTGDTIASENQEVTLESMSFAEPVISLAVEPKTKADQEKMGLSLSKLAEEDPTFRTFTDEETGQTIIAGMGELHLDILVDRLRREFKVDVNVGAPQVSYRETLKSKADVEGKYIKQSGGRGQYGHVVITFEPNHDKGFEFEDKIVGGKIPKEYIKSVKAGLEAAMNNGPLAGYPMIDIKASLFDGSYHDVDSNEMAYKIAASMALKEAGKRCNPALLEPIMAIEVTVPEQYFGDTMGDISSRRGMIEGTESRDNIQVIKAKVPLSEMFGYATDLRSFTQGRGNYIMQFSHYAEAPKSVTEKVIEAKTKK, encoded by the coding sequence ATGGCTAGACAATATCCTTTAGAAAAATTCAGAAACTTCGGGATTATGGCGCACATTGACGCTGGTAAGACGACAACTTCTGAAAGAATTTTATTCCACTCAGGAAAAACTCACAAGATTGGTGAAACCCACGATGGTGCTTCGGTTATGGACTGAATGGCACAAGAAAAAGAACGTGGAATTACCATTACTTCTGCTGCAACTTCAGTTACTTGAAAAGATTGCCAATTAAACCTAATTGATACCCCAGGACACGTTGACTTCACAGTAGAAGTTGAACGTTCATTAAGAGTATTAGATGGTGCTGTTGCAGTATTAGATGCCCAAATGGGGGTTGAACCTCAAACTGAAACAGTTTGACGTCAAGCAAGTAGATATGAAGTACCTAGAATTGTGTTCGTTAATAAGATGGACAAAACTGGTGCTAACTTTGAAAAATCAGTTGCTTCAATTCACTCAAGATTAGGGGTTAAAGCTGTTCCAATTCAATTACCAATCGGTGCTGAAAGTGATTTCAATGGTCTTATTGACTTAGTTGAAATGAAAGCTTACTTCTTTGATGGTGGAGAAAACGAAAACTTCAAAATCGAAGACATTCCAGCTGATATGTTAGATGCAGCTAAAGCAGCTCACGCTCACATGTTAGATGAAATCGTAACATTTGATGAAGCTGTAATGGAAAAATACTTAGAAGGTCAAGAAATTTCTAAAGCTGAAATCAAATCTTGTATCCGTAAAGGTGTAATTTCATCTTCATTATTCCCAGTATTATGTGGAACAGCATTTAAAAACAAAGGGGTTAAACCTTTATTAGATGCAGTAGTTGATTACTTACCTTCACCAATCGATGTTCCTCCTGCTAAGGGTTATAAGGGTGATGATGAAATCCAAATTCAAACAAGCGATGATGCTCCGTTTGTTGGTTTAGCATTCAAAGTTGCAACTGACCCGTTTGTAGGTAGATTAACTTTCGTTCGTGTTTATTCAGGTGTTCTATCTTCTGGTTCTTATGTTGTTAATACAACTAAAGACAAAAAAGAACGTGTATCAAGAATTGTGAAAATGCACGCTCAACAACGTAATGAAATTGAAGAAATCAGAGCTGGTGATATCTGTGCGATCGTTGGATTAAAAGATACAACAACTGGTGATACTATTGCTTCTGAAAACCAAGAAGTGACATTAGAATCAATGTCATTTGCTGAACCTGTAATCTCATTAGCTGTTGAACCTAAAACAAAAGCTGACCAAGAAAAAATGGGATTATCATTATCTAAGTTAGCAGAAGAAGACCCAACATTCAGAACATTCACTGATGAAGAAACCGGTCAAACAATTATTGCTGGGATGGGTGAATTACACTTAGACATCTTAGTAGACCGTTTAAGAAGAGAATTCAAAGTTGATGTAAACGTTGGTGCTCCACAAGTAAGTTACCGTGAAACATTAAAATCAAAAGCTGATGTTGAAGGTAAATACATTAAACAATCTGGTGGTCGTGGTCAATACGGTCACGTTGTAATTACTTTTGAACCTAACCATGATAAAGGTTTTGAGTTTGAAGACAAGATTGTTGGTGGTAAGATTCCAAAAGAATACATTAAATCAGTTAAAGCTGGTTTAGAAGCTGCTATGAACAACGGTCCATTAGCTGGTTATCCAATGATCGACATTAAAGCTAGTCTATTTGATGGTTCATACCATGATGTCGACTCAAACGAAATGGCTTATAAGATTGCTGCATCAATGGCGCTTAAAGAAGCTGGTAAACGTTGTAACCCTGCTTTATTAGAACCAATCATGGCAATTGAAGTAACAGTTCCTGAACAATACTTTGGTGATACTATGGGTGATATTTCTTCACGTCGTGGTATGATCGAAGGAACTGAATCACGTGATAACATTCAAGTAATTAAAGCTAAAGTTCCTTTAAGTGAAATGTTTGGTTATGCAACTGATCTAAGATCATTCACTCAAGGTCGTGGAAACTACATTATGCAGTTCTCTCACTACGCTGAAGCTCCAAAATCAGTTACTGAAAAAGTGATTGAAGCTAAAACTAAAAAATAA
- the rpsG gene encoding 30S ribosomal protein S7: MRKNQAEKRKVLPDPVYNSVLVTRAINTIMLDGKKGIAQKILYGSFDVIAEKTQKDPLEVFNKAVENIMPRLELKVRRIAGANYQVPTDVSPERKVTLALRWLVTFSRKRHEKTMLEKIANEIIDASNNVGASVKKREDTHKMAEANKAFAHMRM, translated from the coding sequence ATGCGTAAAAATCAAGCAGAAAAAAGAAAAGTACTACCAGACCCAGTTTATAACTCAGTACTGGTTACAAGAGCTATCAACACCATCATGCTAGATGGTAAAAAAGGGATTGCACAAAAAATCTTATACGGTTCATTTGATGTAATTGCTGAAAAGACTCAAAAAGATCCATTAGAAGTTTTCAACAAAGCTGTTGAAAACATTATGCCAAGACTTGAACTTAAAGTTAGACGTATTGCTGGTGCTAACTACCAAGTTCCAACTGATGTAAGTCCTGAAAGAAAAGTAACATTAGCATTAAGATGATTAGTTACTTTCTCAAGAAAACGTCATGAAAAAACAATGTTAGAAAAAATTGCTAACGAAATTATTGATGCTTCAAACAACGTTGGTGCGTCAGTTAAAAAACGTGAAGATACTCACAAAATGGCAGAAGCTAACAAAGCGTTTGCTCACATGAGAATGTAA
- the rpsL gene encoding 30S ribosomal protein S12, with protein MATIAQLIRKPRKSKVKKSKSPALQVNLNTLEKKITDKSSPFKRGVCTRVGTMTPKKPNSALRKYAKVKLTNGMEVLAYIPGEGHNLQEHSVVLIRGGRVKDLPGVRYHIVRGTLDTTGVDKRRQQRSAYGAKRPKADKKK; from the coding sequence ATGGCAACAATTGCACAATTAATTAGAAAACCTCGTAAAAGTAAAGTTAAAAAATCTAAGTCTCCTGCACTACAAGTTAACTTAAACACATTAGAAAAGAAAATCACTGACAAATCATCTCCATTCAAAAGAGGTGTATGTACTCGTGTGGGGACAATGACTCCTAAAAAACCTAACTCAGCGTTACGTAAGTATGCTAAGGTTAAATTAACTAATGGTATGGAAGTGTTAGCTTATATTCCAGGTGAAGGTCATAACTTACAAGAACACTCTGTAGTATTAATCAGAGGTGGTCGTGTAAAAGACTTACCAGGGGTAAGATATCATATCGTTCGTGGAACACTAGATACAACTGGTGTAGATAAAAGAAGACAACAACGTTCTGCATATGGTGCAAAACGTCCAAAGGCAGATAAGAAAAAATAG
- the rpsD gene encoding 30S ribosomal protein S4, with amino-acid sequence MSRYTGSIYRKARRLNFSILESGKEFTNNKSKKGVKIPGQHGSLIRPKLSNYGEQLQEKQKMQFMYGLNDRQFRRLFAVAKKMSGILTMNLFRTLESRLDNLVFRMGFAPTRRGARQLVNHGHVLVNGKTVDIASALIPLGSVIELKTRAQNLPLVKQASESKATAAFVEVNKKTFSGTYVRYPERNELPAEINETYVVEYYKRLVK; translated from the coding sequence ATGTCACGTTATACAGGCAGCATTTATCGTAAAGCCAGAAGATTGAATTTTTCAATTCTTGAATCTGGTAAAGAATTTACGAATAATAAATCAAAAAAGGGTGTTAAGATCCCAGGACAACACGGATCATTAATTCGTCCTAAATTATCAAACTACGGTGAACAATTACAAGAAAAGCAAAAAATGCAATTCATGTATGGTTTAAATGACCGTCAGTTCAGAAGACTATTCGCTGTTGCTAAGAAAATGAGCGGGATTTTAACTATGAACTTATTCAGAACATTAGAATCTCGTTTAGATAACTTAGTGTTCAGAATGGGTTTTGCTCCAACAAGAAGAGGGGCTAGACAATTAGTAAACCACGGCCATGTGTTAGTTAATGGTAAAACTGTTGATATTGCAAGTGCTTTAATTCCATTAGGTTCAGTAATCGAACTAAAAACAAGAGCACAAAATTTACCATTAGTAAAACAAGCTAGTGAATCAAAAGCAACAGCTGCTTTTGTAGAAGTTAATAAGAAAACTTTCTCAGGAACTTACGTAAGATACCCAGAACGTAACGAATTACCTGCTGAAATTAATGAAACTTACGTTGTTGAGTACTACAAACGTTTAGTTAAATAG
- a CDS encoding MIP family Ig-specific serine endopeptidase has protein sequence MKKLRSIFKLFCGLTVTAIVSSSCVNLEFLKINKMTALELFHKLSKDDLSIQANQDLSDVLATNVSSLNYEKYFKVSINKDYIHSIGSDNQINHRIRNLIQDDTRGELSFTLEFYITNEGSTLTKDFNIELEGFKKEELTNTPTRKEEDIKKPEETQSDKGNDVEIMDNQPPKSEVKNPPTTAKVYSDQDIYKKIWKRSFALEFYSRYSYQDKNTKARVNQYEVNNGTGWLLDYLTYPKKPGIYRVFLATNLHVAQAFKSDRDYITPIKGDNYPQTIGFSIGKSPDVTFNAKNNTAANKEAQYVTYLEPDHGYFYDSIPNNESHYFLNNIFRTSRLGRPQTIFAATDFVNDKKTASEFKDYWETNFYQNYIDGKLKKDELLELSDRNQGIVDRSVDANNFKNKGIGIYKDFAVISFLVDTDTSKIRGNSREEIGARMISKYILDAIDELKASSEIAKNPIQPNVSNHNLPFVDIDYPSARRNQADKFNIKTLDRGFIAGYPGVRNDTNKIVKETTRFRWVQNNLSLDTTRPLQNNIPNARVLQMQNYNGLYQLFHRRFYHQYGVVQEIERSSLQKGSSGSVVYSKYGLPIGIYWGGYTSDKYNSFTNQQQTGLFDYLAQDKELNFDIQIKENNQTKKFTIHVEPYNLIDGTNKNKYPNQTNSYRHALKEYLKHIEYDKLQGKGSYLFPEIF, from the coding sequence TTGAAAAAACTAAGAAGTATTTTTAAGTTGTTTTGTGGATTAACTGTAACTGCAATCGTAAGCTCGTCTTGCGTTAATTTGGAATTTTTAAAAATCAACAAAATGACTGCTTTAGAGTTATTTCATAAGCTATCAAAGGATGATTTATCAATCCAAGCTAACCAGGATTTATCTGATGTATTAGCTACTAATGTATCATCATTAAATTATGAAAAATACTTTAAGGTTTCAATTAATAAAGACTATATACATTCAATTGGTAGTGATAATCAAATCAACCATCGGATTAGAAATCTAATTCAAGATGATACAAGGGGTGAATTATCATTCACTCTGGAATTTTATATTACCAATGAAGGTTCAACCTTAACTAAGGATTTTAATATCGAACTTGAGGGATTTAAGAAAGAAGAATTAACAAACACCCCAACAAGAAAAGAAGAAGATATTAAAAAGCCAGAAGAAACTCAAAGTGATAAGGGTAATGATGTTGAAATAATGGATAATCAACCCCCAAAATCAGAAGTTAAAAATCCACCAACAACAGCTAAGGTTTATAGTGATCAAGATATTTATAAAAAGATATGAAAGCGCAGTTTTGCATTAGAATTCTATTCACGTTATTCATATCAAGATAAAAATACTAAAGCCCGAGTTAATCAATACGAAGTAAACAATGGGACAGGTTGATTATTAGATTATTTAACTTATCCAAAAAAACCAGGAATATACCGTGTGTTTTTAGCAACTAACCTTCATGTTGCTCAAGCATTTAAATCAGATCGTGATTACATCACTCCAATTAAGGGTGATAACTATCCACAAACAATTGGTTTTTCAATTGGTAAATCACCAGATGTAACGTTTAATGCAAAAAATAATACGGCTGCAAATAAAGAAGCTCAATACGTTACTTATTTAGAACCAGATCATGGTTATTTCTATGATTCTATTCCAAACAATGAAAGCCATTATTTCTTAAATAATATCTTCCGCACTTCAAGATTAGGTAGACCGCAAACAATTTTTGCAGCTACTGATTTTGTTAATGATAAAAAAACTGCAAGTGAGTTTAAAGATTATTGAGAAACTAATTTCTATCAAAATTACATTGATGGTAAGTTGAAAAAAGACGAATTATTAGAACTATCTGATCGTAACCAGGGCATTGTTGATCGCAGTGTTGATGCTAATAACTTTAAGAATAAAGGGATTGGTATTTATAAAGACTTTGCAGTTATCAGCTTCTTAGTTGATACTGACACCTCAAAAATTAGAGGTAATTCAAGAGAAGAAATTGGTGCTAGAATGATTTCTAAATACATTCTAGATGCAATTGATGAACTTAAAGCATCATCAGAAATTGCCAAAAACCCAATCCAACCAAACGTTTCAAACCACAACCTACCTTTTGTAGATATTGATTATCCTTCTGCTAGAAGAAATCAAGCTGATAAGTTTAATATCAAAACCTTAGACCGTGGCTTTATTGCTGGTTATCCAGGTGTTAGAAACGATACTAATAAAATTGTTAAAGAAACCACCAGATTTAGATGGGTTCAAAACAATTTAAGTCTAGATACCACAAGACCATTACAAAACAATATTCCAAATGCCAGAGTTTTACAAATGCAAAACTATAATGGCTTATACCAATTATTCCACAGAAGGTTTTACCACCAATATGGTGTTGTTCAAGAGATCGAACGTTCATCATTACAAAAAGGTTCTAGTGGTAGTGTGGTTTATTCTAAATATGGTTTACCAATCGGAATTTATTGAGGTGGATATACTTCTGATAAATACAATTCATTCACAAACCAACAACAAACAGGATTGTTTGATTATTTAGCTCAGGATAAAGAATTAAATTTTGACATCCAAATTAAAGAAAACAACCAAACTAAAAAATTCACAATCCACGTTGAACCTTACAACTTGATTGATGGCACAAATAAGAATAAATACCCAAACCAAACTAATTCATATCGTCATGCTTTAAAAGAGTATTTAAAACACATTGAGTATGACAAATTACAAGGTAAAGGTTCTTACTTATTCCCAGAAATTTTCTAA